A genomic stretch from Mya arenaria isolate MELC-2E11 chromosome 10, ASM2691426v1 includes:
- the LOC128206979 gene encoding isocitrate dehydrogenase [NADP], mitochondrial-like, producing the protein MASSVAKIVKAVSRKNCQLQNFVAPASLGVQQKRQYGDHKRIKVANPVVELDGDEMTRIIWEKIKEKLIFPYLDVDCKYYDLGLPYRDATDDQVTIDSAEAIKKYNVGIKCATITPDEARVEEFKLKKMWLSPNGTIRNILGGTVFREPIICEKIPKLVPGWTEAIVIGRHAFGDQYKATDMVFDGPGKFEVAWTPVGGSETKTQVFEFKNGGGCGMAMYNTDESITGFAHACFQYAIMKKWPLYMSTKNTILKRYDGRFKDIFEEIYQAKYVKEFEKLGIWYEHRLIDDMVAQALKSSGGFVWACKNYDGDVQSDVVAQGYGSLGLMTSVLVCPDGKTIEAEAAHGTVTRHYREHQKGNPTSTNPVASIFAWTRGLEHRGKLDNNPELQRWASQLEKACISTVDSGKMTKDLAGCIYGLKNVKPEHYLNTMDFLDAIDETFQKMQ; encoded by the exons ATGGAGACCATAAACGCATCAAGGTGGCCAATCCAGTTGTAGAGCTTGATGGAGATGAGATGACCCGCATCATCTGGGAGAAGATCAAGGAAAAG TTGATCTTTCCGTACCTTGATGTTGACTGCAAGTACTACGATCTGGGTCTTCCATACCGTGATGCCACAGACGACCAAGTGACCATCGACTCTGCCGAAGCCATCAAGAAGTACAATGTGGGCATCAAATGTGCCACCATCACCCCTGATGAGGCCCGTGTTGAAG AGTTCAAGTTAAAGAAGATGTGGTTGTCCCCTAATGGCACAATCAGGAACATCCTGGGCGGCACAGTGTTCCGGGAGCCAATCATCTGTGAGAAAATTCCCAAGCTGGTTCCCGGCTGGACCGAAGCCATTGTGATTGGCAGACATGCCTTTGGTGATCAG TACAAGGCAACAGACATGGTGTTTGATGGCCCCGGAAAGTTTGAGGTGGCCTGGACCCCGGTTGGCGGGAGTGAGACCAAGACCCAGGTGTTTGAGTTCAAGAATGGGGGTGGTTGTGGAATGGCCATGTACAACACTGACGAG TCAATCACAGGTTTCGCACACGCGTGTTTCCAGTATGCAATTATGAAGAAATGGCCACTGTACATGAGCACAAAGAACACAATTCTGAAGAGATATGATGGCAGATTTAAGGACATCTTTGAGGAAATCTACCA GGCCAAGTATGTTAAGGAGTTTGAGAAGCTTGGCATCTGGTACGAGCATCGCCTCATTGACGATATGGTCGCACAAGCTCTCAAGTCTAGTGGAGGGTTCGTGTGGGCTTGCAAGAACTATGATGGTGATGTGCAGTCAGATGTTGTTGCTCAGG GATACGGATCTCTTGGTCTAATGACCAGCGTGTTGGTTTGTCCAGATGGTAAAACAATTGAGGCTGAGGCTGCCCATGGAACTGTCACCAGACATTACAGGGAACACCAGAAG GGCAACCCAACCAGCACAAACCCGGTTGCCAGCATTTTCGCTTGGACAAGAGGTTTAGAGCACCGAGGCAAGCTGGACAACAACCCAGAACTCCAGCGCTGGGCATCACAACTTGAGAAGGCGTGCATTTCCACAGTTGACAGTGGAAAGATGACAAAGGATCTGGCAGGATGTATCTATGGCCTTAAGAA TGTGAAGCCAGAGCACTACCTGAACACCATGGATTTCCTGGATGCTATTGACGAAACCTTCCAGAAGATGCAGTAA